One segment of Mycolicibacterium baixiangningiae DNA contains the following:
- a CDS encoding 1,4-alpha-glucan branching protein domain-containing protein produces the protein MSDDAPAVPGLFTLVLHTHLPWLAHHGRWPVGEEWLYQSWSASYLPLLRVLRTLAAEGRSHLLTLGMTPVVTAQLDDPYCLTGMHSWLANWQLRALEAATLRTSSDTTPACTPEALRAFGARELREAEHALDEFATLWRHGGSPLLRELVDARTVELLGGPLAHPFQPLLNPRLREFALREGLADARQRFAHTPRGIWAPECAYAPGMEDDYAAAGVGHFMVDGPSLHGDTALGRPVGDSGVVAFGRDLQVSYRVWSPKSGYPGHAAYRDFYTHDHVTGLKPARVTGRNVPSSAKAPYDPDRADAAVDAHVADFVQVVRRRLIDESERIGRPAHVVAAFDTELFGHWWYEGPEWLARVLRALPEAGVRVGTLTDAVDDGFVGDPVDLPRSSWGSGKDWQVWAGDQVADFVQLNAEVVDTALSTVDKALTQHASVGTPTPRDTVADQILRETLLTVSSDWPFMVSKDSAADYARYRAHLHAHATREIADALGAGRREQAQRLADGWNRADSLFGALDARRLPR, from the coding sequence GTGAGTGACGACGCGCCTGCGGTACCGGGGCTGTTCACCCTCGTCCTGCACACGCACCTGCCGTGGCTGGCCCACCACGGCCGCTGGCCCGTCGGCGAGGAGTGGCTCTACCAGTCGTGGTCGGCGTCGTATCTGCCGCTGCTGCGGGTACTGCGCACGCTGGCCGCCGAAGGCCGCAGCCATCTGCTCACTCTCGGGATGACACCCGTCGTGACCGCCCAGCTCGACGACCCCTACTGCCTGACCGGTATGCACAGCTGGCTGGCGAACTGGCAGCTGCGCGCACTGGAGGCGGCGACGCTGCGCACCTCGTCCGACACCACCCCGGCCTGCACTCCAGAGGCGTTGCGGGCCTTCGGCGCGCGTGAGCTGCGGGAGGCCGAGCACGCGCTCGACGAGTTCGCCACGCTGTGGCGCCACGGCGGCAGCCCGCTGCTGCGCGAACTCGTCGACGCCCGCACCGTCGAATTGCTGGGCGGGCCGCTGGCACATCCCTTTCAGCCGCTGCTCAACCCGCGCCTGCGGGAGTTCGCGCTGCGCGAAGGGCTCGCCGACGCCCGGCAACGGTTCGCCCACACCCCACGCGGCATCTGGGCGCCCGAATGCGCGTACGCACCCGGTATGGAGGACGACTACGCCGCGGCTGGTGTCGGACACTTCATGGTCGACGGGCCGTCGCTGCACGGCGACACCGCGCTGGGCCGGCCCGTCGGCGACTCCGGTGTGGTGGCGTTCGGACGGGACCTGCAGGTCAGCTACCGGGTGTGGTCGCCGAAGTCCGGATACCCCGGCCACGCCGCCTACCGCGACTTCTACACCCACGACCACGTCACCGGATTGAAGCCGGCGCGCGTCACCGGCCGCAACGTGCCGTCTTCGGCCAAAGCGCCGTACGACCCGGACCGTGCCGATGCCGCCGTCGACGCCCACGTCGCCGACTTCGTGCAGGTCGTCCGGCGCCGGTTGATCGACGAGAGCGAGCGGATCGGCCGTCCGGCGCACGTGGTGGCCGCCTTCGACACCGAACTCTTCGGTCACTGGTGGTACGAGGGTCCGGAATGGCTTGCGCGCGTGCTGCGCGCGCTGCCCGAGGCCGGTGTGCGGGTCGGGACGCTCACCGACGCCGTGGACGACGGATTCGTCGGCGACCCAGTCGATCTGCCGCGGAGCTCCTGGGGCTCCGGCAAGGACTGGCAGGTGTGGGCCGGCGACCAGGTGGCCGACTTCGTCCAACTCAACGCCGAGGTCGTCGACACCGCGCTGAGCACCGTCGACAAGGCACTGACCCAGCATGCCTCGGTGGGCACACCGACACCGCGCGACACCGTCGCCGATCAGATCCTGCGCGAAACCCTGCTGACGGTGTCGAGCGACTGGCCGTTCATGGTGAGCAAGGACTCTGCCGCCGACTACGCCCGCTACCGCGCACATCTGCACGCGCACGCGACCCGCGAGATCGCCGACGCGCTGGGCGCCGGCCGCCGGGAACAGGCGCAGCGCCTCGCCGACGGCTGGAACCGGGCCGACAGCCTGTTCGGTGCCCTCGACGCCCGACGGCTGCCGCGGTGA
- a CDS encoding glycosyltransferase family 4 protein, whose protein sequence is MRILLVSWEYPPVVIGGLGRHVHHLATALAAAGHDVVVLSRRPTSTDPSTHPTTDEFSEGVRVVAAAHDPHEFGFGTDMMAWTLAMGHAMIRAGLAIRDHGRPWRPDVVHAHDWLVAHPAITLAEFFDVPLVSTIHATEAGRHSGWVSGPISRQVHAVESWLVRESDSLITCSASMRDELTALFGPGLPEIRVIRNGIEAQRWPFARRRTRSGPAHLLYLGRLEYEKGVHDAIAALPRIRRTHPGTTLTIAGDGTQLEFLLEQTRQHKVRKAVSFVGRLDHDRLVDILHTADAAVLPSHYEPFGIVALEAAATGIPLVTSTAGGLGEAVIDGLTGVSFPPRDVAALAAAVRVVLDDPAAAQQRAVAARDRLTSDFDWNTVAAETSQVYLAAKRREREPHPRLPIVERALPDR, encoded by the coding sequence GTGAGAATACTTCTCGTGTCGTGGGAGTACCCGCCGGTGGTGATCGGCGGGCTCGGCCGGCACGTGCACCACCTCGCCACGGCGCTCGCCGCGGCCGGTCACGACGTGGTGGTGCTGAGCCGTCGACCCACCAGCACCGATCCCAGCACGCACCCCACCACCGACGAATTCAGCGAGGGTGTGCGGGTGGTGGCCGCCGCCCACGACCCGCACGAGTTCGGGTTCGGCACCGACATGATGGCCTGGACCCTGGCCATGGGCCACGCCATGATCAGGGCCGGTCTGGCGATCAGGGACCACGGCCGGCCGTGGCGCCCCGACGTGGTGCACGCCCACGACTGGCTGGTCGCCCATCCGGCGATCACGCTGGCCGAATTTTTCGACGTGCCACTGGTGTCGACCATCCACGCCACCGAGGCCGGTAGACATTCAGGCTGGGTGTCCGGGCCGATCAGCCGCCAGGTGCATGCGGTCGAATCGTGGCTGGTGCGTGAATCCGACTCTCTCATCACATGTTCGGCGTCGATGCGCGACGAGCTCACCGCACTGTTCGGCCCCGGCCTGCCCGAGATCAGGGTCATCCGCAACGGAATCGAAGCGCAGCGTTGGCCGTTCGCGCGGCGCCGCACCCGCAGCGGGCCCGCCCATCTGCTCTACCTCGGCCGCCTCGAGTACGAGAAGGGTGTGCACGACGCGATCGCCGCACTGCCGCGGATCCGCCGCACCCATCCCGGCACCACGCTCACGATCGCCGGCGACGGGACGCAATTGGAGTTCCTGCTCGAGCAGACACGACAACACAAGGTGCGCAAGGCCGTGTCATTCGTCGGACGTCTGGACCACGACCGCCTCGTCGACATACTGCACACCGCGGACGCGGCGGTCCTGCCCAGCCACTACGAGCCGTTCGGCATCGTCGCCCTCGAGGCCGCCGCCACGGGCATTCCGCTGGTGACCTCCACGGCGGGCGGCCTCGGCGAAGCGGTGATCGACGGGCTGACCGGGGTGTCGTTCCCGCCGCGGGATGTCGCGGCGCTCGCCGCGGCGGTCCGCGTGGTGCTCGACGACCCTGCCGCCGCGCAGCAACGCGCTGTCGCGGCGCGCGACCGGCTCACCTCGGACTTCGACTGGAACACCGTCGCGGCCGAAACCTCTCAGGTGTACCTCGCCGCCAAACGCCGTGAACGCGAACCACATCCGCGGCTCCCGATCGTCGAGCGGGCGCTCCCCGATCGCTGA
- a CDS encoding acyltransferase, which yields MTTMWGAPLHKRWRGSRLRDPRQARFLTLDSVRWVLANRAFTPWYLVRYWRLLKFKLANPHVITRGMVFLGKDVEIQATPELAQLEIGRWVHIGDKNTIRAHEGSLRIGDKVVLGRDNVINTYLDIELGDSVLMADWCYVCDFDHRMDSIELPIKDQGIVKSPVRIGPDTWVATKVTVLRGTTVGRGCVLAAHAVVKGEIPDFSIAVGAPAKVVKNRKLAWETSAAQRAELAAALADIERKKASR from the coding sequence ATGACGACGATGTGGGGCGCTCCGCTGCACAAGCGTTGGCGGGGCTCGCGACTGCGTGACCCGCGCCAGGCCCGGTTCCTGACGCTCGATTCGGTGAGATGGGTGCTGGCCAACCGCGCGTTCACCCCTTGGTATCTGGTCCGATACTGGCGGCTGCTGAAGTTCAAACTCGCCAACCCGCACGTGATCACCCGGGGCATGGTGTTCCTCGGCAAGGACGTCGAGATCCAGGCGACGCCGGAGTTGGCGCAGCTGGAGATCGGGCGCTGGGTGCACATCGGCGACAAGAACACGATCCGCGCCCACGAGGGCTCACTGCGCATCGGCGACAAGGTGGTGCTGGGGCGCGACAACGTCATCAACACCTACCTCGACATCGAACTCGGTGACTCAGTCCTGATGGCCGACTGGTGCTACGTCTGCGATTTCGACCACAGAATGGACAGCATCGAGTTGCCGATCAAGGACCAGGGCATCGTGAAGAGCCCGGTGCGGATCGGTCCGGACACCTGGGTCGCGACGAAAGTCACCGTGCTGCGCGGCACCACCGTTGGGCGCGGGTGTGTGCTGGCCGCCCACGCGGTGGTCAAGGGAGAGATCCCGGACTTCTCGATCGCGGTCGGTGCGCCGGCGAAGGTGGTCAAGAATCGCAAGCTTGCGTGGGAGACGTCGGCGGCCCAGCGTGCCGAACTCGCTGCGGCGCTGGCCGACATCGAGCGCAAGAAGGCTTCGCGCTAG
- a CDS encoding outer membrane protein assembly factor BamB family protein — protein sequence MFRRFLVLAVSALLVGASAGCGDTSSWVEPRAGSGWPAQYGDAANSSFSSADGPDALRLEWSRSVKGDLGAAVALGSTGYLAANAQSPAGCSLMVWESDNNARQRWCARIGQGAAGSSPLLDGFDNLYVGQPGAILSFPTTQWFRWRRLVIGAPTTPRIMTGGQLLVVTHLGQVLVFDAHRGTVEATPLDLVTGVDPTDSQRGLADCPPARPGCPVAAAPAFSAPGNIVVLSLWEPGADKPILVGLRYRPGQTPLLSREWTSDAVERGPLASPVISADGSTVYVNGRDERLWALDTSDGAAKWSIPLDYLPQTPPSVSPEGLVIAGGGPGATLTAIRDDGDRGEVVWTRADVGPLTTSSRAGHLGYTVIEAPERGQDLLVFDTGDGRTVNSYPLPEATGWPVGVSLGHDGRVVAATSDGQVYGFAPE from the coding sequence GTGTTCCGGCGATTCCTCGTGCTGGCGGTTTCAGCGCTGCTGGTGGGTGCGTCAGCCGGGTGCGGCGACACCTCCTCATGGGTCGAGCCGCGTGCCGGGTCGGGGTGGCCCGCTCAGTACGGTGACGCCGCCAACAGCAGCTTCTCCAGTGCCGACGGCCCGGACGCGTTGAGGCTGGAGTGGAGCAGGTCGGTCAAGGGTGACCTCGGCGCCGCGGTGGCGCTCGGCTCCACCGGCTACCTCGCCGCCAACGCCCAGAGTCCTGCCGGCTGCTCGCTGATGGTCTGGGAGTCCGACAACAACGCCCGTCAGCGCTGGTGCGCCCGCATCGGCCAGGGCGCGGCCGGGTCCAGCCCACTGCTCGACGGGTTCGACAACCTCTACGTCGGGCAGCCCGGGGCGATCCTGTCGTTCCCGACGACGCAGTGGTTCCGCTGGCGCCGCCTCGTGATCGGCGCGCCGACCACCCCGCGGATCATGACCGGCGGACAGCTGCTGGTGGTGACCCACCTCGGTCAGGTGCTGGTGTTCGATGCCCACCGCGGCACCGTGGAGGCCACGCCACTCGACCTGGTCACCGGCGTCGACCCGACCGACTCGCAACGAGGCCTCGCCGACTGCCCGCCCGCGCGGCCCGGATGCCCGGTGGCCGCGGCTCCGGCCTTCTCGGCGCCCGGCAACATCGTCGTGCTCAGCCTGTGGGAGCCCGGCGCCGACAAACCCATCCTGGTCGGACTGCGCTACCGGCCGGGCCAGACACCGCTGCTGTCCCGCGAATGGACCAGCGATGCAGTGGAGAGGGGGCCGCTGGCCAGTCCGGTGATCTCCGCGGACGGCTCGACGGTGTACGTCAACGGTCGCGACGAGCGCCTCTGGGCGCTCGACACCTCCGACGGCGCCGCCAAGTGGTCGATTCCGCTCGACTACCTGCCGCAGACGCCGCCCTCTGTCTCGCCGGAGGGCCTGGTCATCGCGGGCGGCGGCCCCGGGGCCACGCTGACGGCGATCCGCGACGACGGCGACCGGGGCGAGGTGGTGTGGACACGTGCGGACGTCGGTCCGCTGACGACGTCGAGTCGCGCCGGGCACCTGGGCTACACCGTCATCGAGGCGCCGGAGCGAGGCCAGGACCTGCTGGTGTTCGACACCGGCGACGGCCGCACCGTCAACAGCTATCCCCTGCCCGAGGCGACGGGGTGGCCGGTCGGGGTGTCGCTCGGACACGACGGCCGCGTGGTCGCCGCCACCAGCGACGGACAGGTGTACGGCTTCGCGCCGGAATAA
- a CDS encoding alanine/glycine:cation symporter family protein, whose protein sequence is MSEFLDTVNGYVWSNALVYLCLGAGVYFSIRSRFVQVRQVPEMLRLLVRGEKSPAGVSSFQALTMSLAGRVGTGNIAGVATAIAFGGPGALFWMWAVAFLGASTSFVECTLGQIYKTRDPLTGEYRGGPAYYLSRALSHTAAAGAFKVYGAIFAAVTVLACGLLLPSVQSNSMASAMTSAWGWSKWWVAVGTVIVLAFVIIGGVKRIAAFASIVVPFMAVVYIVVAMIIVLLNAGEVPEIVRLIFASAFGLDSAFGAIIGSAVMWGVKRGIYSNEAGQGTGPHAAAAAEVSHPAKQGLVQAFAVYVDTLFVCSATGFLILSTGAYRVFEGESESGAVLAEGGALPADAEVGPAFAQVGFDTLWSGAGASFVAISLAFFCFTTLVAYYYMAETNLRFLLGRASTVEIPFIRGTVGASATMLLQALILVSVVIGAVSTATEAWVLGDIGVGLMAWLNIVGIIILQQPAYKALWDYEKQKKAGLDPVFDPVTLQIPNARFWESYEPTGRNRESSQV, encoded by the coding sequence TTGTCCGAGTTCCTCGACACCGTCAACGGGTATGTGTGGAGCAACGCCCTGGTCTACCTGTGTCTGGGGGCCGGGGTCTACTTCTCGATCCGGTCGCGGTTCGTCCAGGTACGCCAGGTGCCGGAGATGCTGCGGCTGTTGGTCAGGGGCGAGAAGTCGCCCGCCGGGGTGTCGTCATTCCAGGCGCTGACCATGTCGCTGGCGGGCCGCGTCGGCACCGGGAACATCGCCGGTGTGGCGACCGCGATCGCGTTCGGCGGTCCCGGCGCCCTGTTCTGGATGTGGGCGGTGGCGTTCCTCGGCGCCTCGACCTCGTTCGTCGAATGCACGCTCGGCCAGATCTACAAGACCCGGGACCCGTTGACCGGCGAGTACCGCGGCGGACCCGCCTACTATCTGAGCCGCGCGCTCTCCCATACCGCGGCGGCGGGGGCATTCAAGGTGTACGGCGCGATCTTCGCCGCGGTCACCGTACTTGCGTGCGGCCTGTTACTGCCGAGCGTGCAGTCGAACTCGATGGCGTCGGCGATGACCTCGGCGTGGGGCTGGTCGAAGTGGTGGGTCGCGGTCGGCACGGTCATCGTGCTGGCGTTCGTCATCATCGGTGGCGTGAAGCGGATCGCGGCGTTCGCCTCGATCGTGGTCCCGTTCATGGCGGTGGTGTACATCGTGGTCGCGATGATCATCGTGCTGCTCAATGCCGGTGAGGTCCCGGAGATCGTGCGGTTGATCTTCGCCAGCGCGTTCGGGCTCGATTCGGCCTTCGGCGCGATCATCGGCTCGGCGGTGATGTGGGGTGTCAAGCGCGGCATCTACTCCAACGAGGCCGGCCAGGGCACCGGTCCGCACGCTGCGGCGGCGGCGGAGGTGTCCCACCCGGCCAAACAGGGCCTGGTGCAGGCATTCGCGGTGTACGTCGACACGTTGTTCGTCTGCTCGGCGACCGGGTTCCTGATCCTGTCCACCGGCGCCTACCGGGTCTTCGAAGGCGAGAGCGAGTCAGGAGCAGTCCTGGCCGAAGGCGGGGCGCTGCCCGCAGATGCCGAGGTGGGACCGGCGTTCGCCCAGGTCGGTTTCGACACGCTGTGGAGCGGCGCGGGTGCTTCGTTCGTCGCGATCTCGTTGGCGTTCTTCTGTTTCACCACCCTGGTCGCCTACTACTACATGGCCGAGACGAACCTGCGGTTCCTCCTCGGCAGGGCGTCGACCGTGGAGATCCCGTTCATTCGGGGCACGGTCGGTGCCAGCGCCACCATGTTGCTTCAGGCACTGATCCTGGTGTCGGTCGTGATCGGCGCGGTCTCGACGGCCACCGAGGCCTGGGTGCTCGGCGACATCGGTGTCGGCCTGATGGCGTGGCTCAACATCGTCGGCATCATCATCCTCCAGCAACCCGCGTACAAGGCGCTGTGGGACTACGAGAAGCAGAAGAAGGCCGGCCTGGACCCGGTTTTCGATCCGGTCACACTGCAGATCCCCAACGCCCGTTTCTGGGAGTCGTACGAACCGACGGGCAGGAACCGGGAGTCGTCCCAGGTCTAG
- a CDS encoding esterase, with protein MTRALSVAALLTATVLSGWAGTGVASAQTACADLGGALNAEQSCQVHSSTPRYTVDFSFPAGYPDEQAVSAYLTQTRDGFVNVSEMPGSRGLPYVLDAKGTAYHSGLAPRGTQSLVLEVYQNVGGAHPQTWFKAFTYDLGTRAPITFDTLFRPGTRPMDLVFPAVQRDLQDKTGVDQPVLAGDGLDPQRYQNFAVTDDAVIFFFGQGELLPEAAGATQATVPRAVLAPILAI; from the coding sequence ATGACACGAGCACTTTCCGTCGCGGCGCTGCTGACCGCCACTGTGCTGTCCGGTTGGGCAGGCACGGGGGTGGCGTCGGCGCAGACCGCGTGCGCCGACCTCGGTGGCGCTCTCAACGCCGAGCAGTCCTGTCAGGTGCACTCCTCGACACCGAGGTACACCGTCGACTTCAGTTTCCCCGCCGGCTATCCCGACGAGCAGGCGGTGTCGGCGTACCTCACGCAGACCCGCGACGGGTTCGTCAACGTCTCGGAGATGCCGGGCTCGCGCGGATTGCCGTACGTGCTCGACGCCAAGGGCACCGCGTATCACTCCGGGTTGGCCCCCCGGGGTACGCAGAGCCTGGTGTTGGAGGTGTATCAGAACGTCGGCGGCGCGCACCCGCAGACGTGGTTCAAGGCGTTCACCTACGACCTCGGGACGCGTGCGCCGATCACGTTCGACACCCTGTTCCGGCCGGGCACCCGCCCGATGGACCTGGTGTTCCCCGCGGTGCAGCGCGACCTGCAGGACAAGACCGGTGTCGACCAGCCCGTGCTGGCCGGTGACGGACTCGATCCGCAGCGATACCAGAACTTCGCCGTCACCGACGACGCGGTGATCTTCTTCTTCGGGCAGGGGGAACTGCTGCCGGAGGCCGCGGGCGCCACGCAGGCGACGGTGCCGCGCGCGGTGCTCGCGCCCATCCTGGCGATCTAG
- a CDS encoding class I SAM-dependent methyltransferase — MVLQRDDHRGQAVLEFDLESVAYLHGDEGRLALDEVAALPLTPASLVADIASARTRFAEHAGILVETVRLRRKAVDKLPGTAGWLFTDEALQQATAGAVTAHRARRLSGARVHDATCSIGTELAALADRAEYVVGSDLDPVRLAMARHNLDTDGNGVPLLRADALAPVTRDTVVLLDPARRRGGRRTFDPRAYTPPLDAVLDTYAGRHLVVKCAPGIDFGAVRRLGFTGEIEITSHAGSVREACLWSAGLAPAGVTRRASVLDRDEDITDADPDDCAVAPAGRWIVDPDGAVVRAGLVRHYATRYGLWQLDPEIAYLSGDRLPEGVRGFEVLEQVAYQEKRLRQALAAHDAGAVEILVRGVDVDPDALRRRLKPRGSTALSVVITRLGSGTASRATAFICRPSR; from the coding sequence CTGGTTCTACAACGTGATGATCACCGGGGTCAAGCCGTCCTAGAGTTCGACCTCGAGTCCGTCGCCTACCTGCACGGCGACGAGGGCCGCCTGGCGCTGGACGAGGTTGCGGCACTGCCGCTGACCCCGGCCAGCCTGGTTGCCGACATCGCCTCTGCGCGAACCCGTTTCGCCGAACATGCGGGCATCCTCGTCGAGACGGTGCGGCTGCGCCGCAAGGCGGTGGACAAGCTGCCGGGTACCGCCGGCTGGCTGTTCACCGACGAGGCCCTGCAGCAGGCCACCGCCGGCGCCGTCACTGCGCACCGGGCGCGGCGGCTGTCCGGCGCCCGGGTGCACGACGCGACGTGCTCGATCGGCACCGAGCTTGCCGCACTTGCCGATCGGGCCGAATACGTGGTGGGCAGCGACCTCGATCCGGTGCGGCTGGCGATGGCCCGCCACAACCTCGATACGGATGGTAACGGTGTGCCCCTCCTGCGCGCCGACGCCCTCGCGCCGGTGACCCGTGACACGGTGGTCCTGCTCGACCCGGCCCGAAGACGCGGCGGCAGACGCACATTCGATCCGCGGGCGTACACCCCGCCGCTGGACGCCGTGCTCGACACCTATGCGGGCCGGCACCTCGTCGTCAAGTGCGCGCCCGGAATCGATTTCGGCGCCGTGCGTCGTCTCGGCTTCACCGGTGAAATCGAGATCACCTCCCATGCGGGCAGCGTGCGCGAGGCATGCCTGTGGTCAGCGGGGCTGGCCCCGGCGGGTGTGACGCGCAGGGCGAGTGTCCTCGACCGTGACGAAGACATCACCGACGCCGATCCCGACGACTGTGCGGTGGCGCCGGCGGGCCGCTGGATCGTCGACCCCGACGGCGCGGTCGTGCGGGCCGGGCTGGTCCGCCACTACGCGACCCGGTACGGGCTGTGGCAACTCGACCCCGAGATCGCCTACCTCTCCGGTGATCGTCTGCCCGAAGGGGTGCGCGGTTTCGAGGTGCTCGAACAGGTCGCCTACCAGGAGAAGCGGTTACGTCAGGCCCTCGCGGCCCACGATGCCGGGGCGGTCGAAATCCTCGTCCGCGGTGTCGATGTCGACCCCGACGCACTGCGCCGCAGGCTCAAACCCCGCGGGAGTACCGCCCTGTCGGTCGTCATCACCCGGCTGGGGAGCGGGACCGCAAGCCGGGCAACAGCGTTCATATGTCGGCCGTCACGTTGA
- a CDS encoding class I SAM-dependent methyltransferase has translation MTSIDHTSTDLPASNPHATAEQVEAARHDSKLAQVLYHDWEAESYDDKWSISYDQRCIEYARGRFDAIVPDAVQRELPYDRALELGCGTGFFLLNLIQAGVARRGSVTDLSPGMVRVATRNGQSLGLDIDGRVADAEGIPYEDDTFDLVVGHAVLHHIPDVELSLREVVRVLKPGGRFVFAGEPTTVGNAYARKLADLTWKATVRAMKLPGLESWRRPQSELDENSRAAALEWIVDLHTFDPADLERMAANAGAVEVQTASEEFTAAMLGWPVRTFESTVPPGKLGWNWAKFAFGSWTTLSWVDSNVWRHVVPKGWFYNVMITGVKPS, from the coding sequence ATGACGAGTATCGACCACACGTCCACCGATCTGCCCGCGTCGAACCCGCACGCGACCGCCGAACAGGTCGAGGCCGCCCGCCACGATTCGAAGCTCGCCCAGGTGCTCTATCACGACTGGGAGGCCGAGTCCTACGACGACAAGTGGTCGATCTCCTACGACCAGCGCTGCATCGAGTACGCGCGGGGCCGGTTCGATGCGATCGTCCCCGACGCCGTGCAGCGGGAGCTGCCCTACGACCGGGCGCTCGAGTTGGGCTGCGGCACCGGGTTCTTCCTGCTGAACCTGATCCAGGCCGGGGTGGCGCGGCGCGGATCGGTCACCGACCTGTCGCCGGGCATGGTCCGGGTGGCGACCCGTAACGGCCAGTCGCTCGGCTTGGACATCGACGGCCGCGTCGCCGATGCTGAGGGCATCCCGTATGAGGACGACACCTTCGACCTGGTGGTCGGCCACGCGGTGCTGCACCACATCCCGGATGTCGAACTGTCGTTGCGCGAGGTGGTGCGCGTGCTCAAGCCCGGCGGCCGTTTCGTGTTCGCGGGCGAGCCGACCACCGTCGGCAACGCGTACGCCCGCAAGCTCGCCGACCTCACCTGGAAAGCCACGGTGCGCGCCATGAAGCTGCCCGGGCTGGAGAGCTGGCGGCGCCCCCAGTCCGAGCTCGACGAGAACTCGCGCGCCGCGGCGCTCGAGTGGATCGTCGACCTGCACACCTTCGACCCGGCCGATCTGGAGCGGATGGCGGCCAATGCCGGCGCCGTCGAGGTGCAGACCGCCAGCGAAGAGTTCACCGCGGCCATGCTCGGCTGGCCGGTCCGCACGTTCGAATCCACGGTGCCGCCGGGCAAGCTGGGCTGGAATTGGGCGAAATTCGCGTTCGGCAGTTGGACCACCCTGTCCTGGGTGGACTCCAACGTGTGGCGGCACGTCGTGCCGAAGGGCTGGTTCTACAACGTGATGATCACCGGGGTCAAGCCGTCCTAG
- a CDS encoding enoyl-CoA hydratase, giving the protein MKEFVGVHCSDEQPGIATLLLSRPPTNALTRQVYRELTTAATEIAGRDDITAVILFGGHEIFSAGDDVPALRTLNAQEGAVAAEVARGAVAAVAAIPKPTVAAVTGYALGAGLTLALAADWRISGDNAKVGATEILAGLAPGPDATARLARAIGLSQAKDLVFSGRFVGAEQARALGLLDELTAPDGVYDAAVAWARRFRDYPPRVLAAAKAAFAG; this is encoded by the coding sequence ATGAAAGAGTTCGTCGGCGTCCATTGCAGCGACGAGCAGCCGGGGATCGCCACCCTGCTGCTCTCGCGTCCGCCGACCAATGCGCTGACCCGCCAGGTGTATCGCGAATTGACCACGGCCGCAACGGAAATCGCTGGGCGTGACGATATCACCGCGGTCATCCTGTTCGGCGGTCACGAAATCTTCTCCGCCGGTGACGACGTCCCCGCGCTGCGCACGTTGAACGCGCAGGAGGGCGCGGTCGCCGCCGAGGTGGCCCGCGGGGCCGTCGCCGCGGTGGCGGCGATCCCGAAACCGACCGTCGCCGCGGTGACCGGCTACGCCCTGGGCGCCGGCCTGACACTCGCCCTGGCCGCCGACTGGCGCATCAGCGGTGACAACGCCAAGGTCGGGGCGACCGAGATCCTGGCCGGCCTCGCGCCGGGCCCGGACGCCACCGCGCGACTGGCGCGGGCGATCGGGCTGAGCCAGGCCAAGGACCTGGTGTTCTCGGGCCGCTTCGTCGGGGCCGAGCAGGCCCGCGCGCTGGGCCTGCTCGACGAGTTGACGGCCCCCGACGGCGTCTACGACGCCGCTGTGGCCTGGGCGAGGAGATTCAGGGATTACCCACCGCGGGTGCTGGCTGCCGCCAAGGCCGCCTTCGCCGGTTAG
- a CDS encoding NUDIX hydrolase produces MTESAEKPTREPLVARPAATVMLIRSARGIPEDLEVFLMRRHAGMEFVAGVMVFPGGGVDDRDRKADIAWAGPGPRWWADRLGVDESLAEALVCAAARETFEECGVLFAGAADDPDVLVDDASVYRESRLALANGSLSFADFLRTENLVLRADLLRPWANWVTPEEERTRRYDTYFFVGALPAGQRADGENTETDQAGWIAPEEALRDFADGRSFLLPPTWTQLDALAGRTVEEVLAVERRIEPVQPTLAVHDGNWEIEFFDSGRYNAARNHRAP; encoded by the coding sequence ATGACCGAATCCGCGGAGAAGCCGACGCGGGAACCGCTCGTAGCGCGGCCGGCCGCCACCGTCATGCTGATCCGGTCCGCCCGCGGCATCCCAGAAGATCTTGAAGTGTTCCTGATGCGGCGCCACGCCGGGATGGAGTTCGTCGCTGGGGTGATGGTGTTCCCCGGTGGCGGCGTCGACGACCGCGATCGCAAGGCGGACATCGCGTGGGCCGGTCCGGGGCCGCGGTGGTGGGCCGACCGGCTCGGGGTCGACGAGAGCCTGGCCGAGGCGCTGGTGTGTGCGGCCGCCCGTGAGACGTTCGAGGAGTGCGGCGTGCTGTTCGCCGGCGCCGCCGACGACCCGGATGTGCTGGTCGACGACGCGTCGGTGTACCGCGAGTCGCGCCTGGCGCTGGCCAACGGGTCGCTGTCGTTCGCGGACTTCCTGCGCACCGAGAACCTGGTGCTGCGGGCCGACCTGCTGCGGCCGTGGGCGAACTGGGTGACCCCCGAGGAGGAGCGCACCCGCCGCTACGACACGTACTTCTTCGTCGGCGCGCTTCCCGCCGGTCAGCGCGCCGACGGCGAGAACACCGAAACCGACCAGGCCGGCTGGATCGCCCCCGAGGAAGCCCTGCGGGACTTCGCCGACGGCCGGTCCTTCCTGCTGCCACCGACGTGGACCCAGCTCGATGCGTTGGCGGGCCGGACGGTGGAGGAGGTGCTCGCCGTCGAACGCCGCATCGAGCCGGTACAGCCCACGCTTGCCGTGCACGACGGCAACTGGGAGATCGAGTTCTTCGACAGCGGCCGGTACAACGCGGCCCGCAACCACCGGGCGCCATGA